GAGTGAGTTTACATGTTTTGACAGCTGCAAGAACATTCAAATTTAGTCCAATCTAAAAGGCAGCTAGGTTCTTTATGCAGCATTTCTATTTGTGACAACCTAATGACAACAAGCTTTCCATTACATTTACTAAAACAATGAGACATTTGATAAGTAATTTACAGCAATAATTCCCTGAGTCAAATCTGTAGAATATACTCTATTATGATAGTATTATAAAACTGCACATGTACTGTTTGAGTTCTCTTGCATGTTTCCACATAAATTCAAAATTCAAGTATTCAGCTGTATTACTCTTTCTTTACAGACTCCTAGAGGAGCGAATCAGACGAGCACCAGCTCCTGAGACGCTCACATTCAGGGAGCGCCAGCGTCTCTTTTCCCTGGCGTCCAGTGCATAAATGAAGTTTAAAATCAAGTAAACGAAGAATCTCGCGAAGAAAAGTAATAATGTAGTAGCAACATGGATATACAGTACGATAGGAAACGGAGTGTCCATATGTACTAACTAAACAAAAGTCTGTCTTTCTTAGTTTCAGTTCAGGATTTTCAGTTTACAGGTTtggttttattatgttttacattatttttgcattttcctCTTCCTTTATAATAAAGTAAACTTTTTAAAGTATAAATTGTCATatatttgatgtttattaagtATATTAATTACACTTGTCCGTCTCCCTCAAATGCTACTTTGTGCGCTGATAAAACTGCACCACTGCTTTCTCTTGTTCGTGTGTTTCGATTGAACCTGGCCTCAGTCTGCGGATCTCATTGATGGCGTCAATCCCAGAGATCTTCCTGGTCTTCACCAGGTAGCAGGCCAGCATGGTCCCAGTCCTCCCATGGCCGTGCATGCAGTGGACTCCCACACCCTGCAGAACAACGTGGCGGTGTTTAACTCTGCTTTACCTCGCATTACTCCTTGTGTTGTCGCAAGCAGACTCGGGCACACGGGGAGTCACATGAAAGTCCATCAAACACCTCAGATCCTACCTCGTTCTTGGAGTTTGCCTCTTCCACGACGGAGAGGAACTTATCAATCTGACTGGGCGCAGGAGGGGTGAAGTCGGCTATCTTGAtgtggtgcagctgcagctctgggcaCGAGTCGTGATAGGGGGGTTTCCTCTCACAAAGGCAGACCAGGTGTTTGATGCCGTTGTCCAGCAGGTACTGGTATTCACAGGTCATCCGGGGCAGCGCCAGCCCGGCCAGCTTTCCCGGGTCAACCCAGGAAAAGTTGTGCGGCGCAAAGGAGGACATGATTGTCACACTGTGGAAATAAAGTCACCACAAACTGTTATTATACAGCACTGCTGCATGCTAAATACCTTAATGTGATTACTTCAATCACTGACTCTGACTTGAATAAATTAGAAAATGAATGCAGCTCTGACCAGTTATGACTGCTAGTGATGTAGCCTGGCTTTAAGTTAGTAGCAAGCATTTTAAGTAAATATTACCTTTACAAGTAGCAGAAAAATAGAAGTCGATCGGTTGAAGAACCCGTGAGAAAAGTAAACACTGAAGGAATGACAGCGTCTGCCTATTTGTCCAGACAACACACTGACTAAGCCAGTGTGTTGACAGTAGCTGCATATTTCAACACAAAGACACTGAGGCGTGATGTGGAAACACACAATTGACGAGACTCCACCTGGTTTTACTCAGGTACGAGTATTAAAGCGTTAGGAACTCATGAAATTACGCAACGGGTGACAACAGTGTTAGTTTCCTACATCCTGAACAGTCCTGCAGGTTTGCGCAGTATTGACacaataataatgtaaataatgatTTATATTATTACTAGTCCACGTCGTGAGAACAACTCCCCCCATGGAGAGAATATAAAGCGGATTCATTCAGTACATTACCACTGGAGCCTCTTGGAAGTTTGCTAACATCAGGTGTCCGATTTATGCTAACTGCTAAATGTAGGTTTGCTAACATAACTTTAGCTAAGCGTCGCTAAAATGCGACAAACTGCcattaaatatttacttaaGTGAGACGACTTTCACTTCCAAGCAAAGTATCAAAAGATTTGTTTTATAAACGTGCTTTACTGGTGCCGTTATTAACTTACGGTGTTGGTTTTTGGGCTGCGCTTTGACGCCAGCTGTCAAGCAGGGACTACCTAGCTGAGCTAACAGTCAAGCTAGGTGCTATGTTCAGCGTTATCGCTACATTGCTGAGTTAAacgcagaaaaaacaaaaccaaggtCCGTTTGACGTTGGGTCTGGTTAAGTCAGAACGGGGCAGAGACGGAGATAAAGCCGTCAGCTGGGTCCAGTTCAAGGGTTAAAACCAGTTGCCACCGCTGACGTGAACAAGTAACTAGTAACTAATGGAGTGATGGTCGACACATTTAAAGATAGAAACACAAGCGTATAGACACACGAAAATAAGAATCTTCCAATCTATCCAAACGAAATGACACAGCATGATTTGCATGCAATATAAACGACCTTCAGTCCAAATAGTTATaagtcaggatggccgagcggtctaaggcgctgcgttcaggtcgcagtctcccctggaggcgtgggttcgaatcccacttctgacatcaaGCTTTTCTAGTTTTCGAACATTTCCGATACTGATTATATCTAATTTCCCAAAGAACAACATTTTACATTCATTTGGATGTTCTGTGAAATAGAAGTTCTTATTCATTAGCCATTTTTTTATATAGCAGCGGTGCTGCAAatgcctgcagggggcgctacATTTCCTACGGCACAATATCGATGATTTGTCCTACagatcatttttaaattaaaattctaGATCTGAATCTTTAATGGAGTAAGTTAATAAGTTATGGTTATAAAAGTATGCTGCTGATGTATCTCAATTTGAGAATTATGCAGTTCTGAAAACAACCAGATACAGTTTTTATGCGATACCGCCATACATTGTGGGGTTTATTTAAATTCCTGAAGATCAcaatgttcatttattttatttagtgtaaaaaaatgttaaactaacatctgaaataaatgaagaaaaaaaacaccaaagagCTGACAAATCCTTTCTGCACTTATCATCTAAGCACTTCATGGAGATCGTGAAAGTTGTTGCTTTGAAGTGTTTCATCTATCACCAGTGTTACTTTTTATTCAAGTTGTCCTTGTTGAGTCCACACTGAATCATTCTtgttttaatagtttctgaCACTTCCAGATGGAGGCTGCCGCTGTTTCATACAATCTCCACATGAAAGGAAAGCGAAAAGACAGTTTGTCCATTTCATGCAATAGTTAAGGATACGAACACAAACATCCAGTACTCACAACACAGCACGGTTTACTCGCTAGTCATTTTGTACAAATAGTAGAAAGAGGGTTTGTATTCGAAGGAGAACCGCGTCACATTTTCCAGATAGATGTCGATACACAGAGACTGACTTTCAGAAAGGGTTCAAACATCCCGATAAAAAAGCTTCCACTAAACTGTTGGTGTAAAAAAAGAGTGAACAGAGCAGTTCCAGTAACCACATACAGTTATAGAAAGATATGTAGGTGATAGAGAAAgttgaaataaatgaactgaaagaACTTCCATGAGCCAGGTCTAGTGGTTGGCACGTTCTTGTTGCCGTCCTTGGGGGCTCCACCCGTCCACAAACCATCCAACAGAACCTTTGAAAGTTCCCAAAGAACCACGAAATATTTTTATTCtcgtttatgtttttttttttttaacacacatCACAACCCCTTGAAACTGAGTGTTGACTGGTTGTCCATCACCacgtctcttcctcctcctcctcctcctcctcctcctcatcccacGTGTGTCATCTAAAAAGCACAGACCCCTTCAACATGCTGCAACACCGGTCAACAAAGCGATCGCGGCCCCTTTAATGTTTACATGTTAACGGGTGCCGGATCGAGAAAGGGGGCATTAACCGCCGTTCCTTCCCACTAGAAGACTTCTATGTATTTTGAACGTCCGTGTTCAAAGTCCCACACTGAGCAGGTTGCTGAGGGGCCATGCTGCGCTTACAGGATGGCACAGAAGAACTTCTTCTCCCGGAACGGGTTCTCCGACGCCGGCACCGGCGATAGCAGCGGGTCCTCTTTGGCGTGAGCTTCACAGTACGACATTAGGTCGGCCACTGCTTTCGATACCTGGAGGTAAACACAAGCGTGAACATTCTTTGTGTTATGGTTGATTCTGAAAGGCAACATAAACTGATTCAACAGTAATATTATCAGTGTGATCTTATTATCAGAATATTAATGAAAAAAGTCCCCTGTAAAATATTCTTAAACATATTAAGTCCATAACTATAAAGGATGCTCTGTTCAAGATCCAACCCCATCTTCACCTTTATTCTGTCAATGTTGGCCTccatcttcagctgctccaccagcttccTGGTTTGCGCGATGCTGGCCGTGTTATTGCTCGCCATGGGCGCTGGCAGCTCAGGTCTCGTGTGCTCTGTCtgcgtggaggagaaggaggtttAAACATCCCGGACCTCGCAGGTTGAAGGGAGCAGACGTGCAAATgtccaaaatgtcctcactttgtcaaaacaCGCGTTTCTGGTTCTCacttagccacacacacacacacacacacacacacacacacacacacacacacacacacacacacacacacacacacacacacacacacacacacacacacacacacagcgtattATTTATGGTGTCAGTTGCTAGGCAGCCTAAGacactgaggaggaggcagaggaggtgggaggagagtgAGGGGGCAGCACTTTGTCCAGCACTATATTTAAAACTGATAAATGGATAAGTAACATCACAGGTTCCAGGGACAAAGACTCTCATCTCGACTGTGGGCTTCTTCATGCAAACCCGTACTTGTAGCACTCGTCCGGGACActtttacacacagacacggtgTTAACAATTGGCTTCATATGACTGATGAGAAATAAACAAGGGGATGGAGTTTGCCTTAGATCAAAAGTACGACAGGCCACGTtgcaaaaagcaaagcaagATGTTAAATGTGTCTGGTCCCATACAAACATAGTgacaaaatctaaatatttactTTATGCATTCCACAAGTAACAGAAGCAGGATGTCTGAGAACCAGTAAGTCAACTTCTGTAACACTTTGTCACAGATGCAGGTGGGCAGGTAGCAAACAGCGGAGCAGTCAGCTTGGAGGCAACTGTGCTGGCTTTGCTCTTATTGATTAAGTGGATGGAGCTGCAGGCGACCGTCCCCCTCTGTCGCCTGTCATTTACACTGATCTGAGCGAGGCGCTGGAGCTCGGCAGGAATGCTGATGCTCCACAGGCGCACCAGGAACCTTTGGACCCGGACCCCAAAGGCCTCCATCATTTAAAACGCTTTCCTCACAGTGCCTTCGGATGAGTCTGATTtgagactatataaataaactccGTGGAACGCAACAGCTTAACTCCCTCTTACTATGATGTCCTTTCTCTGGAattctgtttggtttgtgcCTGATCTAACAGCGCTCTGGTCTTTTAAACATTTCACTCTGCACAAGTACAAGGTTTGAGCTTCGTGCAGGTGCGCGTGGCAGATATCAGACGGGTCTAGATGTTTTTCAGGGGCGGTAAGTTTTCACCTGATGCAGCTGTTTCTGCTCAGTGTCTCTATTAATGGAGTTTCACTGAGGTGCTGCAAAAACGTCTCTCACAGCGTCTGTGTGGGATGAGTTGTCATTATGAGTTGGCCAAGGTTCGCTGTTGTTCCAAATGGTCTCCATGTGTAGACAGCGTGTCTGTAAGTCATCAAACCGCTCAAATATGACTGTGATTCCTCAACTAAGGCTTTAAAGCACTCGAAGCGTTGGCTCTGAAGCTAGCGCTCGGATCCTGAGCTACTATCAGCAAAGCAAGTGACAACGTGGGGAGGAATTCCACGCGCACTGTGCAGCTCAGTCCTATAAACAGTGTGCGACAGAGGCGGTGCAGCTGAGGGATCCTGTCTATTAAAGCGTCAGTCCGGTTCTTGAGCCAATCAAAACATTGGATGCCAGTGAATTGAGCTCACACAGTTCAACTACAAAGGCAAAGTGGCCGCTGGCTGCACACGTGCGCCTTTGATAAACAGCGggtgaggaggcggaggcggaggcggaggcacGCGTGTGTTCAACGTCTCTGCCATTTAAACCCTTGCTCTTCCCTCCCACAGTCTCAGTctgacagtcagtcagacacgTCGCACACGGTGTCAACACTGTGACATCCCAACAAGCACCGGTTAATAATGCATTCAGATGGACGCGGGCCTTGACTGTGTCAGCTGTCGGCATCTGTGAGGGGGTGCGTTGGTGAAACCGCCGTGTCGGCCTCCGCAGCGCTTTGGATGCTTTCATCGACCTGACCTGTCCCGCTGTGAGGCCGTGGAACGAGCTGAtgtttgcacccccccccccccttcatgcCTCTTGTCTTGACTTACCTTGTCTGCTTATTCCTCCGCACTGTGCCCCGGTGCCcgcctgcagctcagctcagtcagcaggTTTTGTGCGCCCCACGCTCTGCAAGGactgagagagcgagagagagagagagagagagagagagagagagagagagagagagagagagagagagatttaccGGCTGATCACAAGAAGAGCTGCCTGCGTTCAGTCCTTTCCACACAAATTATAGTGACTTATGGAATAGTTACATGTTAAAAACGACTTGCTCCTTCAACACACGGACAGGAAGCGCTCACACATTTAAAGCCGGTATTTGTAGCTCAAAGCCCCGGCATCGCTCTCCGCCGGCGCCCGACTGATGCGTTCCCCTCCCGCGCTCCGACCTTCTGCTCCCAGACCTCCCACTGCAGCGGACAGGTGTTCGCCCGTGGGCCAGAGACGCCCCCCGCacgctccttcctgctgctagCGCCACGGAGTCACTCTGACCCCCCCTCATTTGGAGCCCTTCTGCGATTCGGGGGTCCGCGGTCGTGACGAGGGAGCTCCACGTgattaaagctgctgcttttctccgGGTGTCACTGGCTTAAACGGTGATTAGGCTCCGCGGGAAACATCCTGGGCAGGAACATATAATTCCCGGTCGGGCGAAAGCGACGATCTCTCACATGCTCCCGCGCAtgttgacctttaaccccatCACATGATCACACGGCTGCCTCTGTTAAAGAATTTAAGATTGAGAATCAATCGATGTGACTCACGGATATGTTTGCTGTCTTTGCTTTAAGGCCTCAGGAGCAGCTTCTGTAGTGGGAAAATCCAACACAGCGCATGTGTCAAGGGGTGATTCATCAGCTGGTGACGTTCCCTCGGCCTCGGCGCTGATTCTTAAAATAAGGCTGATGCTTGTTAAACTTCCAAAAAACTGTGATGTTACGTTatcagacaaaaaagaaaagcctgACTCCACAGTTATCACTGGAAAAGCTGACACAGCTCAGTGCTGAGGGAGGCggctttttctgctgctttgctccaAACCCACTGAATCCCAAACACCGCCGCAGGTTCCTGGTTTCTTCATGAAAGGTCAGCGGCGAAAGCGAAGGAAGTCCCGTCATCAGGGGCCTCAGTGCGAGAAGGTGACTGCGTCATAGGACGCTGAAACAAGAGGAGCGAAGGGCACGTTCGGCTAAAGAAAGGTTTACAGAGTCACACGCTGAAACGAGATCCAGACACTGAGAAAAGATGGAAAGAAGGAATAAAGCTGGACTGATATGTCACAGTAATATCTGCTCCCAGAGCAGTCGGCAGCGAGCAGAAGTAACATAAAACTGACCTCTGGAGTTATTAATGAACACAATCAAGAGGATATTGACTATTGAATGTAATATAGCACGGATCCCTGCCCTTGAATAGGAGAAAGGACGGCCCCCaccctctgcacacacacacacaaagagacgggacacagagagcagagctgTCAGGCCCCGATCGCCTGCGGAGATGATGCTGAATGTGACAGCTGAGCCTCCTTCTCCATCACTATTTTTGCTCCTGCGTATTGGTTTCGCCCAGTGATGAGACAAACTTCATCCATCGCCGCTAACTCGCGTCAGCATCCGAATCCATCACTAAGCGGTGGATCCAACAGCACCTTGCAGGTTTGGACCCAGTATTGTTGACTTCTACAGCTTTTTAACGTCAACGGGACAAACATTTGCCTTCATTTAGTTAGTTTGACCCATTATCTAGTCTCGATTGGATTTTAAAGCTCATGCTCCTTCCATCTTCTGCCTCGTGTTGTTTCCACTTGGTCAGGCCACCACCACCCATGATCATTTGATTAGCAGGGACATCTGTGCCGCCCCAGCGTGCCCTGCCCATTCTGCCATCCCACGGCCTatggtgcatgtgtgcatgcgtgtgtgtgtgtgtgtgtgtgtgcgtgtgtgcatgcgtgtgtgtgtgtgtgtgtgtgtgtgtttgtgtgcgtgtgtgtgtgtgtgcgcgtgtgcgtgtgtgtgtgtgtgtgtgtgtgtgtgtgtgtgtgtgtgtgtgtgtgtgtgtgtgtgtgtgtgtgtgttgggttaaTCTAGGACCcagagggggggaggggagaaGGCAGTGGCCTAGGAAATGATGCATCCTCTGGGAGTcaaggaggcagcagggaggagacACGTTGCTCCAGGGAGTGCAAATGTGCTCcattatgtttattaaatcaaACAATCAGAGCCCAGCGTGTTCCTGCGCCGGATTATAGCAGTGATCAATTGGTTTTCCTTCCTCTGATGTCGAAAGACTTTAGAATGTTTGATATGTGTGTTACGTAACAGAGGGAGAAACCATGTGTTCCTGTGTGACCAGGGAGGAAGATGGGCACCAGCCATGAGACGTTCTTTTAATTCTCACTCTTCTACAATTCAATTCATTACACTTCCTGCTCCGCGACAAAGACAAGATCTCTGCAGGAGAATCTGCAGGATTTATGCATTTGCATTTGAGCGAGGCGCCGTAAACATACTTTTCTCTGGAATCAATCAACAGGCCAAGAATAACACAGCCAGAGTCCTGGGCTGTTAACAATATTACAAACACCGGGGCTTGTTTAGATTCAGCCCAGAGTGAGTGCGCCGCTCCGACAGTTTCAAACTCTGACTTTCTGCAAATGGCTGAAAAGGAACAGACGTTGAAccagagcagaaccagcggCTCTGATGGACTCCGGACCTCAGTCAGATGTCTTGAtgaattttgttttttactAACTTAAATTACTTTAAGTTAAACATCTTAAACGGTGTTGAGGGAATTGTGGATTGACCTCATTCTGACCTGGgtcagatatatatatataagatgTGACTCGGACTGGACGGCGGTGAGACATCACCGCGGATgtaaaagtcatgttctgacCTACAGTGAGTGAGACGTACAATCAGTCACACAAAATAAGGAAGTGGGACGAGGCAGCTGTCGACGACTTGACGAGCTGAGACCTAATGCATTCATCATTTAACAAAGACTTGGCTctaaaacaaaagcacacaatcctctcctccatctcaaACTTTAAGCTTGACTCCATAAGACAACACAAAGAGAACAGATTCTCTGCAGAGAAACATCATAATCAGACGTCTAATTCAACTGGACCGGTGTTTAGCGCTCATTCTGCTCTGGATGACTCTATCTAAATGGCCACTTGAATGTTGGAAGGTAACAGGTGCATAGTACAAAGGTCAGTGTCCCCGCTGCACAACAGCATCCATCCCATAATCATAATAGGTCCCTGTGAGTCCGTTTATATTGCTGATGGTCAGCGTTCATGAAGTCGTCAGCAGGATCTCAGCCTTGAGGATGCTCTGCGTGTTGTTTTTCGTGGAAAAGAAGGGGAGTGGAGACGTGGACGCTCTTCTCCTCCAGTCTCAACGTCGACGCGTGTGGAACAGTCCTCTGCACAGAGGAGTGCACGACGGTGAGGAATTAAACGCGGGCACATCTGTGAAGGTTCCTCTGCTTTCTGACAGCGACTGCgagtctccttcctcctcctcctcctgctgataCAACCACtacctgcagctccttcctccCGGCGCTCTTTAAACCGAGGACGTTGAGCGCCCAccgctgcctctgtgtttcccGGCGCCTCCGTCCGCCTCATCGGCCCCTTCATACAGTGGATCCCTCATATCTGTCTCGTCTCCATCACCGGGGTTCGTGCACACGTCCCCTCAAACAGATGCCGTAGCACATTCCAAGATCTGCCCACTCCCAAGGGACGATGAAGGAGGGGGTAAAAATCCTCATGAATCCCATGTACAGATTTATACATGCATATGTATAAAAGGAGGGAGCAGATGggaaaaataaagcagcagctcacgcCGGAGAGGTGGTTTATAGAAATCTTAGAGGGAGGAGGGGATTCCATGATGTAAACCAGGCAGCAGCATCAATCTCGCGCCTCAAGCTCTGACAAAACCACAGCGTGgacacgacccccccccctcggaaCACACCCTGCTTCGGGTGTGATTAACCCAGATGCCAATAAATACCTCCCACGTGCGCCCCCCAAATCAAGCGCGCCCCCCGAGAGCCTACCGTCGTGTGTGTTTGGGCGATCTCCCCCTGCGAGGCCGCGCGCATCCAGTCCCGTGGAGGAGTCTCCGCACGGCTCTCTGTCCGTCACACACTGAACGCAGGCGAGTAAAAGCCACACACTCCTCCCTCTGTGTGCctctccccccgcctccctcctcgccGCTGCTCCCAGTCTCCACCCTTCAAGAAGCtgcccgtctcctcctcctcctcctcctcctccctcgttctTCTCCTCGCTGCTATCAGTGCACAGTCCCAGCATCTCCCACAGGTCCACAGGAAAACCCTGGACTGTCTGTAtaaacacctacagtaaacacatgcatgtgagACAGCTGACAGTCTGGACCGGCTGCATTTCTATGCAAATCAGTATCTTTGTACACTTCCTAGATGCTCATTTTTAGTCCTGTTcagtgt
Above is a window of Betta splendens chromosome 22, fBetSpl5.4, whole genome shotgun sequence DNA encoding:
- the dusp23b gene encoding dual specificity protein phosphatase 23b, which produces MSSFAPHNFSWVDPGKLAGLALPRMTCEYQYLLDNGIKHLVCLCERKPPYHDSCPELQLHHIKIADFTPPAPSQIDKFLSVVEEANSKNEGVGVHCMHGHGRTGTMLACYLVKTRKISGIDAINEIRRLRPGSIETHEQEKAVVQFYQRTK
- the LOC114848695 gene encoding guanine nucleotide-binding protein G(I)/G(S)/G(O) subunit gamma-2, whose translation is MASNNTASIAQTRKLVEQLKMEANIDRIKVSKAVADLMSYCEAHAKEDPLLSPVPASENPFREKKFFCAIL